A window of Adhaeribacter arboris genomic DNA:
ATCGATTATGGCATTGATTTTCATACGGGTGGCGCCAGTATCAGCAATTATCCGCAAATCCGCTGCTTAACGGAGTACCCGGAAAACGAACGATTAGCTCGGGCGTTTGGAGCACCTTTTATTTTAAATGCCGCTTTACGGGCCAAATCATTGCGAAAAGAAGCTTTTCAGCGGGGTAAATATATAATTGTATACGAATCAGGGGAGTCATTGCGCTTAGATGAAGGAGGTATTAATCTAGCGGTAAAAGGAACCATGCGGGTTCTCCAGGAATTACAGATGCAACCGCCATCAAGCATTAAAGAAATTGCTGTGCCGTCGGTGGTTTGTGGTAAATCCAGTTGGATTCGGGCGAAAGTTTCGGGTATTTTCCGTGCAAGAGTAAAGATTGGGCAATATGTAAAAGCGGGTGAGATTTATGGTAGTCTGGCTGATCCATTCGGCGATATGGCCATTCGGCTTAAAAGTCCTTATTCCGGCTATATTATTGGGGTAAACAACATGACGGTGGTAAACCAAGGCGATGCTTTGTTGCACGTTGGTATTCCCGAGAACAGTAAAAACTAATTTATTAATTAAAGAGCACTAAAAAGGTAATAATTCAGTCTAGGTATACTGTTTTTTAAAAAAACAGGAACTATTTCCTAAACCATTTTCGGTCTATCGCCATTTTAATAGCCGCCCATTTATTTTTTACCTGTAATTTGTTGTAAATCTTTTTAATATGCGTTTGAACGGTGTGCGAGCTTATAAATAGTTTCTGCGAAATAGTTTGCGCGGTATAACCCACCGTAAGGAGTTCCAGAATTTCTAATTCCCGCTTTGATAATGTTTGAAGACTCGATTGGGGCAAAGTTGAAGCCGTAGAAGTGGTATTTTCAGCTGTTTGGGAACGCAAAATTTCTAAAGCTATTTTAGCAATAGCCGGCGACATGTAAGCTCCTCCGTCTTTTATGTCCCAAATAGCCTGCGCTATGATTGGAGTGGGCTCTTCTTTTAATAAATATCCGCTGGCACCAGCCTGTATGGACCTAAAAATATGATCATCATTGTTGTTTACTGCTACTATAATGAATTGCATTTCCGGAAATTTAGCTTTCGCCTGGTACGTAACTTCAATGCTATCCAACGCATTCATCTGGATATTAATTAAAACTACTTCGGGTAAACTATCAGAGGTGGATTTTTGAATAATTTCCAGAAATTGCCAGCCGGTGTTACATACTTGAACTATTAAAATTCCGGGAAACAGCGTTAAACGCTGCTCCAGATTTTCGCGCAACCCAGGGTTATCATCTACGATGGCAATTTTAACCATATAAGTTGCGTTTGAATAATGTATTCGTTTTAAAGTTTTATATTTATTTAACGCTAAAAGCTAGTCAATTAGCTGTTAATGCCGGTTTCTTTGTGTAACACTAGCTTAAGTGAAAACGAGCATTTTTTTTATTGCTGATTGCATTAAAAAGTATAATATACCGTTAAACCGGCATCGCCGTAGCCATCAATTCCCCCGGTAAAGTTTCCGCAAACGGTTTATAGTCGAGGGTAAGGGTAAACGGAATCTCCGGAAAGGCATACTCCAAGTCTAAAACGCCATCTACCCCAATAGCTGCTACATTAACCCGGTCGAAAACCACGTAGCGTTTTCGGCGGTAGTAACAATCACTCTGGTAACTATCAACATGGCCACCTAAACCATAAAACCATTTTAGCCCTCGCGCTTGAAAGGCAGAATCGTGTTTTTCGTATATTAAAGGGAGCATTACACCACACCGCCGACTACCGGCACCCAAAATACTTTCTACTGCCACCTCATTCTTAATAACTTGTTTGATAGATAAGCCGGTAGCATAATAACCGCCCCGCAAACCAATCCCCGTTTTATAGATACTACCCCCTTTTTGTGCAAAAAAGGTATTCGTAAAAACAAATAGTAAACAAAAAAGAAAAAAAGTAAAGCTTATTTGCCTCATAAATGAGATACAGCTTAGATATAAAATATAA
This region includes:
- a CDS encoding succinylglutamate desuccinylase/aspartoacylase family protein: MPKEITINGKSILPGQNVQTRLLVSRLPSGTVIDIPVYVYRAREEGPVLLLMAGMHGDEVNGIEIIRRMIRRKMLYPTRGTIIAIPILNIYGFLNFSREVPDGKDVNRSFPGNKSGSLASRVADRFTREILPYIDYGIDFHTGGASISNYPQIRCLTEYPENERLARAFGAPFILNAALRAKSLRKEAFQRGKYIIVYESGESLRLDEGGINLAVKGTMRVLQELQMQPPSSIKEIAVPSVVCGKSSWIRAKVSGIFRARVKIGQYVKAGEIYGSLADPFGDMAIRLKSPYSGYIIGVNNMTVVNQGDALLHVGIPENSKN
- a CDS encoding LuxR C-terminal-related transcriptional regulator, giving the protein MVKIAIVDDNPGLRENLEQRLTLFPGILIVQVCNTGWQFLEIIQKSTSDSLPEVVLINIQMNALDSIEVTYQAKAKFPEMQFIIVAVNNNDDHIFRSIQAGASGYLLKEEPTPIIAQAIWDIKDGGAYMSPAIAKIALEILRSQTAENTTSTASTLPQSSLQTLSKRELEILELLTVGYTAQTISQKLFISSHTVQTHIKKIYNKLQVKNKWAAIKMAIDRKWFRK